The genome window cattatacctgctaaactacagcatgttagcatcgtcaccgtgagcatgttagcatgttgacattagcatttagctccacaCACCGCTGTACCTTaagaacagcctcacagagcctgAAATTCACTTCACTTGTGTCACCCTCGGCTCCAGCGGGTGGTTCAACACCAACAGAGCTACAGTCCCTTTGTTCATGGCTTAACAATTCAAACTCCATCAAATCTCATTAAAACCTGTGGATAGGACGTCGTCTCATCCACTCAACAGAGTACAGGAACTCGGTAAAGAAAGAATTTGACTCTGATTTCTAAATATACTGTCTGGACCTTTGTCAAAAGTCTTCACACCAAATAAATGTCCTATTTCTGAAAATATCAAAGTAAGAATGCAACAAAATATTTGAGGTTTTCACAGTTTGTTATGACAATATCGATACAAAGACTTTCACACGTAGTTCTGAAGAGTATTGAACATTctttgaagttttatttttgtttcgtacatgaaaaaacagaatatcTATGTTGTTATTCACTTATCTACAGAAGGTTCACATCCAAACCTCTAAGAGTGTGCATAGACTCGGTCCTCCTCAGTGTAACCGACAGGTAAGTTTTATCCATCAAAGTATAATATTCCATACAACGCAGCCAGAGTCTTTCACCTCTGGTGTAATATGTGTACTGTACATTCAGCAAGGAAATCTTCTTCAGTTCTCTTTGCTGTCTTTTGGACAAATAATAGGATTCAATTCAACAATTCAGCTTCACTAAAAGATGATTTAAATCTAAACGAGAGTGACTGATGGGTCTGAATCAGGGAGGTGATGTGTTACATGATAAGGTATCTGGGCTGATGGCAACCTATGTGATGTTTCAAGTAAGAGGACAGGATTAAAATACTGTAGCTTCACAGGTCAGACTAGGAGATACGACACAAGTGGGATGCACTGATACATTCGGTAATAACACACAATGAGCCTGTTTGACAGGAAGTGATAAGCTCAGGATCACTGCTGTCTTAATTCTATAAAACACTAATTCAGCCTGTGGAGGGACTGATGATATATTCATCATTTGTGTGTTacaggaaccaatgggcttgaaGCTGACAGTCACAGAGAGGGTGAAAAACTCTTCTGGGACACACAAACTCATTGTTTTGATCTTTTGTGGATCagaaaagcactgaaaatgaaacagttgTGAATATTCATGATTGTTAGAGGATTGTTAGTGACTTCCTGGCTGTCACATAGCACCACCTTCATCTCCAGTTTTCTCCTTGAACCACACTTTCAACCATGAACAGGTGTCTTAAAAATGAATGGCCATGTTTTCATAATTCAGATAGATGTTCGTGATCCCTGTAATGTtcctgacatgacatgaaactCCTGAAGCCTATTGCCTTTTGTAATCAGCctgatacatcagtgcatcccaACAAGAATGCAGAAACTCCATTTAAgattgtacacacacaaaatatttacaTACCTCATTGTATTGAATGTTACTATTGACTGTCACCAGTCAGTCAAACACTGCAAGCCTGCAGACTGGTGGTCAGGACAGTCTTGTCTCAGAGAGAAGGCACAGTATAAAGCAGAAAAATCGAGCCCTTAAGTCTGATCTCAGGAGCTTCACTGCACTGTGGGCTCACATCGAACCAGTACCACCAGCACAACGACCAGCCACGGTCCTCCATCGCATCACAACTGCTCTTTAAAGTATGATCTCATTTCAACGAAAACCTTCCTGGTTTGGAGGTAAGAGCATCATTTGTTCGTCACTGCACCTGTAAACAATAAACTCTGAGGTCTCCGAGCCCAAACAGAgatcacctgaacacaccatcagGGTCATGTCTACAGACTGGAGCAGTATTACTCCCCATGACAAATAAACTAGCCTTCCTGTATAAAACTGGTGAGTGTACCCACATATGGGGCAGGTATTTTTATGCCTGGGCTGATCACCTGTGTGTGGTTTACTGCTGATTGGATACCGTGCTGTTCGGCTTTGTTGGTTGTGCATCTGGTCAAATGCAATAATTCTATATTCAGCACAGGAAGGAAATGTCGACACATCAGCGTCTTCAACTTCAGATgatgttgttggtgttgttacTGCTGCCTTCAGGCTCCATGACAACTGTTGTGTGCGCATGTGACAGATAAATGAACTCAGCGACGATGATTTTCTTCTTCCAACCAGTAacctgctgctcagtttgtggGTGCAACAAACATGGAAACCCCCTCTGTCCTACGACTGAAGCTCAAAGGCCTGAAGGACagaatcctcctcctcctcctcctcctcctcctgctgctacCTTTAGTTTTCCCTCTGGATCTTTTGCTTTTTCCGGGCCAGTCGGGCCTCACGCATCTCCTCCAGCGTCTTACGGGGGTCCATGACGAAGGCCAGAGCCACGCCAGCAGTGCCATCGCCGTTCTGCcgggagaagcagaggaaggtGGCCCAGAGGAAGGCGCAGCAGCCCATGAAGGCTGTTCGCATGTAGAGCGGCATCAGGACAAAGTTCAGGAACTGTGAAGAGGCAGCGAGATGAGAGGGCAGGAAACAGGACGTGGAAATGGTCGGGAAAGGATAGAATTATAAACGTGCTGTCTTAACATGTCTGAATTATTATTTGGATCAAGTTAAATTGGTGATAAAACAATTTAGTGTGaatcattatcatttttttaaatgtgaggcCACATGAAAAAATCTAGTCTAATTAATCTGGAAATGCTGAGactaaaatttaaaaaataaatctgagaaAATTGACTGAATTTTGAGATTTTATCAGAATTCCGAATACAACAAAATCATAAAAGACAAActaatttaaaatgattttgagATGAATCTAATTAAGGCTTTTTTCCACTCTTCATCAGTATATATCAGTATAATTACTGTGTGGCTGATTAAAAAATTAGAACAGCCAGAATCATCCACCTCTAATAATAAGATGCACTTTGACTGTATAACCTGTTGATACACCAGATCAGATTGATAATCAGATTTAATCCATATATTTATTAAACCTGCACTCTTCAGGTTTCTGTGGACAGTGTTGCTTTCTCATTGTGACAGTGGGCTCACACTCACAAATGCCCCggtgctgaacatcagcatgaaGCATTTCAATCAGACGGCACAACAACAAAGTCTTTACTTTCAGTTAATCTCTTCTTcctgatgttttccttttcaaatctataaacaaaagacacaatttTTCATGTTTACCTGCATGAATGGCCAGTACATGAGTCCAgtctgaaagtgaaaacaggaCATGATGAGTTTCTTAAAGACACAAAGGACCTTCAAAATCCCCGTCCATGAAAATCTGTCATTATAACGTTATTATAGGAAATCAGGGTTGATACATGCAGTGTAGATACTGATAGTTTTGTCTGGATGCTTTGAAAGGaacaacacacaacagctgcCACAACTGCTTGATGACATACTTCCAACATCCCATTCTCTTTGATTAACTGCCACACAAATTGGGATTAGAGAGTATTTCAGATTTAATGGTATTTTTTGGGATGTTTGACTCTTGGATTGAGTAATAAAATCAGTTTCATGTGTGTCGGTGACAGTGTCACTACTCTGGAGAACCGTCTGTCTGCCTTCAACACTTAttaaacaagagaaaaagagaggctgCTGTACTGCTATcaagaaaatgacatttaattatATGAAATTATGTGTGCACATCTGCAGCTGTGGAGGATCCtatacttaagtaaaagtaccacaGTTTAATAATActtaattaaaagcaaaagtcTTGCTATCAAAACCATCCTTGAGTAGAAGTATTTGCATGTAGTTAAAGTATTAACAAATTAACTGATaatagtaaataaaatatacataattATTACCATTTATTACTATGCAGCAGTATGATGTATATCAGAAAATAAAGTAGGCTTTAGGTACAGTAATTGACTAAATGTAGGCTACTTAGTTTCCTTCCACTGTGAAGAAATACACAAGAGGGAAATCAGACCTTACTCCACTGTAATGGACTGAACTCACTGATGAGAGGATTGTCTTCATTCTTCATtcaggcacacaaacactccgCTTTCTCAGCCCTGAAGTGGTCGTTCATAAAGAGTcatacagcaaacacagcagcatgacaCTGTGGTTTACTTTTGGCAGGATTTCAGATCCTAAACGTCCTGACACTCGCTGACGCCATTGAATTACCCTGCTTGCTCCCGGGCGTCGGGCCCACTGCGCAAAAGCAGCAGTGTCACAATCTGGGTTAATCTAGCTGTGAGCTCGCTGCAGTGTGAGGGAAGGTGACTTTCCTTTGATAGATGCTGCCGAGGCCTTCCTTACCTTCCAGGTGTTGAAGAACTTCTCTCTCCAGTCTTCCAAGATATCCTCCTTCCCCTCCAAGAAGCTCACCCCTACAGGACAGAGGAGACATTTACGCAGAGTTTAGGGATAACCATTTGTGCGCAATTACGCACAAAACGTGTGTAATGATGACTCCTCGCCGTCCAGAGGTGATTTCTGTTGTTAAAGTTGCAAAGAGAGCAAAGATTCTGAACATTTTACAGATTTCTAACTGACAAGACATATTTGGGATTGATGGTTTAGTGACGTGGAAGAAATGGCTCATTTCGATTTTGATAGTTGGATGTTTTGGGCATCAGATGGTATTCGATAGATGGTTCTTGGTTTTCATAAGTGCAGAGCAGCTCTACCCAAACAGAGAGCAACGTGTGTCTTCCTTTTACCTCGTAAATACAGGTGTGGATTTGCTGAGATGAAACCAGGTCATCTTACCCGTGTAGAAGACACTGGTGGCCAAAGGCGACGCAAAGCTTTGGTCCAGCAGGAGTTTGCGGAATACCATCCCGGCGGACTTTCCCGGGAACCGCCTCTCCAGGGCTCGTAGCCAGAAGTAATTGAAGTTTCCATGGAAACTGATTGCCACAATGGCCACGTTTCGAGTGTGTTTCCAGTCCAAGCGCTCCTTCTGAGCAATGAGCTGATGGACAAGGTCACCGCCGGCGAATAAGCACCCGTACAAAGTGACATTGGCCAGCCAGGGGAATCGTTTGGCGGCTTCTTTCAGCACAGCTCTCCTCATTTTGGCaccaggaggagaagctgggGTCCGTTGGCGCTTACAAAGTGATGGCTGACTGCCTTAAATGGCCTCAATTCAGCAATCAAGACGCAAGCATAGCGGTTAAATTAATGTAACTAGGCCCTGATATCAGTCGGCTCGCCAACACGACGCAATCCATCTGTGCGCGGTAATCAGGGAGGGATTAGACGTTTCCACCGGCAGCAGGAATATCACTCATGATCAGACCTCAGAGGAATAAGAAATGTAGACTCCGCCAAAAAGTTTCTCGAACACTCCTGTCGGCATATTCGCGCTGTGCGTAAAACCAGCCATGGCTCCACTGTGGTCACTTGGTGAGGGAGAGTATCGCGTCCTGGTTCTATGCATAAAATGATTCCAATCATTAGATAAAATATAAGAGACGGAGAGGCTTGTGGAAAAGGCTCCGGTGGAATATGAATATAAATCTAGATCATTCTGTCTGCTCTGACTCGGCGTGTCGCTCCCGGTGAATCTCTCCAACAAATCCAAGCGCTAATCTGAGGGGGATTGTCCAGGCGGCTCAGACGCTCCCCGTCTAACTGCGGAACTGACATCAAGAGCAGGAGTTTGCGGTGCAGAGCTCTGTCCCGGCGCGCCTTCAGCCAGTCCGCGCACTGTCAGATCAGTGGTGCCCAAATCCTCAACGAGCGCGGTCACTGTTCTCCCATGACCAACGGTTATCATTCAGACCTGCAAGCCACGTTCACACGACCACAACACCCGTTTCCAACGCACAGGTTAACTGACCTGTGCAAGCGGAAACAGCACCTGATGTCAAACTGTTGGGCAGCTGCATTTTCAACTGTGTGCCTGAAGGCTTCTGCGTCACAGGATGAACTGGATAGTTTACAGATGTTAAATAATGCAGTGGTGATAAAGGTTTATGACCATCGGCAGATCAGACCACACGTCAGTGCGTCGTGACCACTGTCCAAGGTGCTGATCTGCGGCCCCGGGGGACGCAGGAGGCTCAGCATCTAGTGGCCAGGGTACGAGACACACTCTGGGGGTTCCCCTCAGTCTCAGCACTGATATAAAACTGCAATTAAATGAATTCGATATGAGAAAATAAGCAACACATCCATCAGACATTGATCTGTAGGAATCTGTGAGGCGTCATGGTGCTCTAAAAGGGAATGAGAGGAGCCCATGTGTTTCCTTGATTTGAACAAAATAAGAGCCTCTGAGTGCCAAACGACATACGTGCTAGTTCTGAAGGCTGTTTTTTACACATCAGCTTGAAGCCAAatccacacacatgctgttCCCACTACAACCACTAGAGAGCGACGTCAGCCCACATTCACTCTCAAACCTCTGATTCGTTGTactcatttttctgctttgtaaTGATGTGTTCTTCTGgtaaatttaaatatttgatcCCAGGTAGGTAATCCACAAACCGGATAAAGCTGCAGAAAGACGCACACGCCTTTTAGACTGACGGGTCACttggatttgatttgatttcttttatCTGCTGTTGCAGGATTAGTAATACTATTCTAAAAATATCTCGTCACCCCACGAACTGCATGTTTGTTGCTTTCAGGTCTCGTTTAGGGGCTCTGTtatgtattaaataaaaaaaataaaaaaaataaacgtTAATGCAACCAGTCTGTGatgggcttttttttaaaatcaattttcaaTATGGTCTGCATTTGGCAACAACCTCACAAAGTCACATGAACAGTTTGAGGCTCAACATCTAAAATCCAGTACTGTAGTAACACGCAGTATAACTTTAAATGTGTACATGTACCTCAGTCCAGTCCAGATATGGACACACATAAACTCATTTTTATCAGTTCTACTTTACTTTGAGGGGTTGGTTGATTAGGGAGGGGGGAACGGAGTTTACCTCAGTCCAATTGGCTCACTTTCTTGTCGATCGAGATTATCTTGCCCGTGATTGGCTGTTGCGTCTTAAAGCCTCGGAAGTGTCATTTTTGGACTTGAGCAAAACTTTGGCATATCTCGCGGTGGTGTGGCGGCGGCTACGAGCTGATTCACAACTTTCGGGACGAAATGGCGACCAGAAAGCACTAAAACAGGTATGTTTGAAAACTTTCCTCCACTGAAGAAGAGATAGACTGTTAATTTCACCGAGTCGCCGTTGTTTTATTCCGTAGTTAATGGgagtgttgtgtttgctctcTCAAGCGTGATCCGGGTTTCATTGTCTTTGGCCGCAGCCGAGCCCCAGCTCCCCCCCTGTCTTGTAGGTAACGACACATTTCTGTAAAATGTGGCCATGTCGTCTCGCTAACCGGCAAACGGTTGCTTTCACAACTCCTAGCTTTTCTGAATCACCTCCATCAACTCTCCACCACCCCGGCAGCTCTCTTTCAGCCTCATTTACATCTCATACTGACAACTTCTTAGCTAGTTCGTCTGTCACTGTCATCGTCTTCAACCTAAATCCACCGTAACGAGCAGCGCGAAGCATCCCATAAAGTTCACATTTCATGAATAAACATGTTGTTTGGTGAACAGCTTCCACGCCGAATTTACttaaatacattatttattgAGGAAAACTGTTGTTTAGATCATTATGTTGTATCCTGGTTTGCTGACTGAAGCGCCAATTTAGAATTAAGAGATTTCTTAACGGAGTTCTGGAGTAATCCTCTCCGCACTTCAGATAAATTAAGATTGTCAGGACTAAATCCACCGACCTGCTCCCTCGTGATATTCCAGCACAACAATACGAGAAATGATGCATCttgaattatttaattatgGATTTTACATTGTGGTGGGCGGAGGTTTAGCTTGATGAAAATAACTGAGAAATACGGAAGTTGCTGTGAGCGAGTTTGGACATGTCTGACGTCTCCTGTCGTCTCGTCTTGTCAGTGGTCtgctctaataataataataatgataatgtggGTTTGCACTGGAGTGCCTTTCATAACTTTCCTGTTAGTCAGAGCATGTGCAGCATGCTTGCAGGAGCTGGATGCAGCCTCTTTAAAGTCCCTGCAAATTAGGTCATAACACTATGAAGCATTCAAGTGCTtaacaacatcaaaacaaagtgtgatttgtgttagttttacttttttaagAGTACTGTTTGTataaaatgcttcaaaaacaGCATCTCATGAACTCCAGTAGCTGCTTGTATACTTATTGATGAATcatacacatacaaaaacagttCAAGAAAGACTTTTTCCAAGTCTGTCAGATCCGTCTGTggttgtttcctctgtgttaGATTTCTCACCTCATACAGAGTTTCTTTAAGCcgcttctttcctcaggcacgatatataaataaatatttgtgcAGCCTGACAGACGTGTGATAGCGGGACAGCAGGACATCAGTCCATGCAGGTTGACCTAAATACTCTGAAAAGCACGCCACTGACAACTTCCTGCCCGTGTATTTACATCAAAAGCATacaagaaataaagaagagCACTAAAGAGAAAGGAGGTTTTAGTTCAGCCACACCCGGATCATATAGACAAGACAGATTGTGAGTTATAGAAAAGCAGCTTGATGTTTGCTTGGCTAACTGCCCGGCTTTCACTTAGAGTCTTTAGTAGgttttggagagagagagggattaTAAACCACAGGAttaaagacacagagagagagggccgGCACCCTTTTTagaggatgaaaaagaaaatgttcgTTGTGGGTGGCTGTTAACGTCTGGACTgaaggctgctgctgtgcacagTTTGTTAGCAGAGTCTATGAGAACGTCTATGTGCACGGTGTTTATGTCCGAGCGAGCGAGTGCATGCCTGCATaattctgcagctctgcatttgcattcatgtgtgtaaAAATGCGGCGTGTAAACAGCTTAtttgtcctgtgtttgtgtggaatcTGATTAAAAATATGATGCGACAATCAAATCAGACCCATTCAAAGACTTTCATTAAACTACAAAATCTGTGATGATTCGTTGATTCAATGAATCTGCATGTAATCTGATAATCGACTAAGTGTTCAGTCCAgaaggatttgctgcttttctttgccagTTATGatagtaaattaaatatcttggggttttggactgttggttgacAAATTAAGGCATTTGAGGATGTCACCATGGGCTCTTTTGGAAATAATAAAGggtattttcagtttttttttgacatgtttaGTGTTAGCTGCAGTCCTGCAGTCCAGTCACTCAGAGAGCTTTAGTTTTGTTTGGTCTAATTTTCtgtgacaaagtgaaaaaactGCACATCATTCCATTAGGACAGTTTTATCTCCCTATACTGTACGATCAGTTGAATTAGTCTAGAAAATTCCCAAAATTAGTGAAAAATGCTCACAGTTTTCCGGAGCCCAAGGTGATGGACCAAAAATGGTCCAATTACAAtgctgtaaaacagagaaagtcctcacatttgagaagctggaccagcaagtatttttcattttttgcttaaTGAATAATTTTTAGGATTAATCGATTGTCTTTGTCATTAAATAAATGGTTAATAAACTGATCATTGGCGCATTATGAgcagtttcatgtctgtgtccaGTGTAGAGATGCCACAAAGACTGCAAGGAGGGGGAAACTGCCAtcatagcatagcatagcatagcatagcatagcatagcataacTTCAATTCCGTCTGACCTCCATGTTGTATCTTGTTTATTGTCTGGTCTTCTTCTTATTTAATGACATCTAAATGAGTGTGGAGTTGCTGGAAAGCTTTTGACGTAAGTAtgctagcagtttccctctgcttccagtctttgtgctaagctaaaccaAAAACATCCTGgacctgcagcatctctgtACACACAGAGATGAACTTCCTCCTACTTACAATCCACATCATGGACGTTAGCTGGGGCTTCATTTCACTATGGCTACTGTACCAAACAATTAGACTACGGCAACTTTGGcttttaagaaataaaacaatcaagCAGTTAATTGAgagaataatcagcagattaatctgAAGCCTTACATCAGACCAACACAAGGACATTtttccaaaatgacaaaatgttccTGTAGCGATAGAACATAAATCACAGGATCTGTCTCTTAtatgagataagataaggtaagatatTATTGATCCCACGATGGGGAAATTCAagacagcaataataataaggagatgtagaaaaataataaatagaagATAAAACaggatagaaaataaatgtacattacATACAGAAAGAGTATAAAATAATATCACCTTGATAATAATGAAGATAAtaatatttccttttatttactCAATACTTTTTCTTGCACACACAGAAGTTTCCGGTGCATAGGTCTGATATTTATTGTTCATATATAAATTTGTTATGTAACTGCCGCGCTCACTAAAATAGATCCTTTGAGAGCTCAGGCAGCGATCGGAGGGTGAAATGTTAT of Chelmon rostratus isolate fCheRos1 chromosome 17, fCheRos1.pri, whole genome shotgun sequence contains these proteins:
- the mpv17l gene encoding mpv17-like protein, whose translation is MRRAVLKEAAKRFPWLANVTLYGCLFAGGDLVHQLIAQKERLDWKHTRNVAIVAISFHGNFNYFWLRALERRFPGKSAGMVFRKLLLDQSFASPLATSVFYTGVSFLEGKEDILEDWREKFFNTWKTGLMYWPFMQFLNFVLMPLYMRTAFMGCCAFLWATFLCFSRQNGDGTAGVALAFVMDPRKTLEEMREARLARKKQKIQREN